The Rhizoctonia solani chromosome 13, complete sequence nucleotide sequence CACCATTCCCCTTGGCATCCCCCTTGCCTTCCAAATCTAACGCTCCGGCCAATACCCCTGTTGCCTCTGTTATGTTAGCTACGCAGAGCCAGGTCATTGAACCGACCCCAGTTACAACACCTATTCTCCTTGATACCGACGTATGCCATTCCCCCGGAAATGCAGCGCATCAGCCCCCTTTGGATGTGCCTGCAGCTTTGTTAATTGCCCCCAGTCATGCCTCCGGGTCTGTTCATCCATGGGGTACAGCAATGCACGCCGGTGCGTTGGTGGGGTTTGGTCCCAACGTAGCCTTTGCGGCTCCAGAAGCACCGGCGTTTGTCCAGCCTGCGTTTCCGCAATACGGTCAGTTAGGCGGGGCTGCGTTTATGCCACACAACGTATTGCCGATAGGGTATCAACCAGgttttcagcctggatatcTGTATGGACAACCCGGCAGGAACGGAGGCACTCAAGCGCATATTCCAATCGGTAAGTTGAACATTTATGCGTAAAGGTAGAATACTTATCGTTATATTTTAGACCCTACTCTTCAAGGTGAGACAATTGGTCGCTTGTATCCCTCAAACGGCATGCCTCCACCGCCAgagcttcatgaacaagAAGCCGCCGCCGCTGCCACGCAACACGGCCAGACTGCGCAGCCAAATATGCCCGGGCCAAGTCAGCCATCAAAACCAGACTCCAAGCAGCCAAAGCACGCAAATCAAGAATGGCAAGCAATAGCGGCAACGGCAACGGGGATGGTAATCCTGGGCTTGATCCATTGCGACCTCCTCGGAAGCGTCGCACCCAACAAGTCAAGCAAGTCAAAGTTGTTCTCCAAGGTGCGTAACTCACCTGTTATATACCCATTTTCCTGTTGTTTTTATGAACTATTATCAACTCACTTTTTGCCCTGTATTATTGTCTTTTGTTGTTGATAATTTCCTTTATTATTGTGTACGCGTCCGATTCTCAACAACCTGTTCGGTTATTATATGTTCGATTACATGGATGATCATGGCTCTAATATTTATCACTACCTGTAACAATTCTCATATATCAAACGTATACTATTGTGTAAAAGAAATAAAAACGCACCACAGTTGTTGTTATACTAGCTTAGTCATCAACGCGCATGTTGTCTCCATCCATCAAGTTGTCGGGCCTTGTCTGTTCACTGGGATTAGATAGCAAAAGATTTATAAAAAGAACGCACTGTTATCATTGCAAAAGTAAGCCAAAAGCGCCCGTATGACATCTCGATATTGGAAAGCGCAAAGAGGCCGGTAAATGCGGTTGCCGGCACTGCTTCCACTGGCTGGAGCTCTTGGTATTCCCATGCGCCGATTCCAAGAATATGATCCCTAGATTTTACAATTACCATGTAAATACCTTAGAGAAAGAAAATACATACCAATGATTCCATGGGAAGGCTGGTGGTTCTGCCGGAGCAACAAATCTCTGAACCATGACAGCCAGAAACTTGTGCTCCTCGCCCAGAACAGCCACTGTCGATTTGTAAATACCCTGAATGATCACAGGTACTTGGTCGCCGATATAACCGTAGCGTGAACCAAATCCTTGGGTATGGTTTGCCGAGCCGTACCGAACGCCGTACCAACGGAAGTGGGGGTAAGTAAGAGTGGATCGGCTGGGATGAAGCTGAACTCAAGCGCCTTCTGGTGGCGGCGCGCCATACCCGTAAAAGCGAACATTGTGCAGACCTACAGGGCGGTGATTATTGCAATACTCAACCATAAGATTATAATATCCCCGGTGCTTGTGATCTTGGAAGTTGACTTTGGCGGGGGCGGTTGCCAACCGAATGTGCTCTATATAATAACTATATATAAGTGCTCAAAAAAAAAGCATAGACTCACCTTGTTCAAGAAATTGGGCGTCCCCGGCCAGAATTGCGTCCAGCCGACCATGCTGAACTTCGTGTTCCGGGGCGTCTCTCATGCCCTGTAATAAAAGTTTTGTGGTTGCCGTATTGTCGTCGGTTGGCCTTTCAATCAATTGTAATTCGTTAATCTATATAAATATTAGTAAACCAAATATGAATTAGAGGGGGATATACATAGCGGTAACACTCAACGCAACGCATAAACCCCTTTGCCATTGTTGCTTCAATTTCTCCACCTCCATGCCCATTCTTGTTGACGTTGATGAGCATTTGGTTTGCACGCTCAAATTGGGCAGTTGAAGTGTTGTAAACACTTCCATATTTATAGAGGTGGTCAGGCAAGTGAGTAATGGCGTGGAAACTTGGGGTGAGGTGGATATTCATATCAGTGAACACCGTGCCGACCTGTTCAAGTAACTGGCAACCTTGTTCTACCTCCTCTCAAGTAATTCTGTGTCGAGTCAGAAGTGTGGTTCCAACACAGAACCGTAATAGATTTGCAAACCAATTGCGAGGGTTTCGCAATGGCATGAATTCATGCCAAGGAGGCACTTTGTCAAGCTTGCCCCCATCCAAGTCGTTGACATGGTTCCGACGTCTACGAAAAGCCTTTGCATTGGCCTTCTGGGCCTTGTAATGCTTTGACCTCTCGCTGCCGCGAGGAATATCCCCATCAGGGATTGAGTTGCCCACACGCCAGGCCTCAAAATACGAGCCGATCATGATAAGGCGCGAGAGGCGCCGCTGGTCGGCCTTAACGCGTCCCTTCAACCCTTGAGCCTGTGAtgtatattaataatatgtACGTTGAATATATGCGAACTTACATGGGTAGGGAGCCGGCTACAATAATGAGGGAAAATCGTCCGCGTGATAAAAGCATTGTAGCGTGCCTTGGGTGTCTCACCGGCAGGCTGCCGATGAAAACGTTTTCGGAGCATCCCTTGCTTGTATATATACTTACTTTTGATAGCCTCTGTGAGCCCAAGATCTACCAAATGCATTACATCAGTGGGCGCATTATCAAATGCGTAGAAACCGGAGAGCCGGTCTAGTTCGGTAAACGTTGTCCCGGTCTCATTACGGATGTCATTGCGTTTGTGCCATTCCGCACGGAGccattggtgcttatccTGCAAATGTTTGTGTGGATCGCAAAGATCATAGCCTATGGGAAACATTAAGTAAGTCAAATTCGCATATATGATCATACACTCACCTTCATGGTCATAGCCTCGCCCAGTCGACAGCAAACAGGCCCGTAGCTTGCAATATGGGCAGTGATTTTCCTCCGCAGTAGCACCGACATGACCTGTACATTTGATGCGCGCGATCCAATCAACCACAAGGACCAATAAGTTTGCGTAAACGCGTCGGTCTTGAATTTCCCCCGTCTCGGCATCGTGCACCGGCAAATCAACGCCTATAGTAGCTTTAGTATATAAGTGAAAATCGTTAACTGGGCATACCATTAGACAGAGAAATTAGATTGTCTATAAGAGGCTCCATCATTTGGTTGAACGCGTAGTCCTTAGGCTCCGTTGGTCCAGGGAGTACCATCGCAAGGATCGTGTTTTCGAATAAATTCCATTCAAAATAAGGAAGATTATTGATAACAATATACACTCCGTTGGAAGTATAACTTCCACCGGCAGTGTAATTGCCTCCGTTTGCCTGGTatctgcgcatatatgtttAAATGAAAAGATAGCGTTAAGTTAAGTACTCACCCATCCGCATTAAGTGTAAGGCTAAGGCCCAAAGGTAAGCGCGCAAGAGATAAAGGAAAATCTCCGGCAGGCAAATCCACGTACTCGCCGTCAATAAATTGTTGGGTGAGTCCCGTCGCATGCGCCCGCCATCCCCATCCCTTGCTGATGTCCGAAAACCGTTGGTTGGCTGGCATGTCATCAAACCACTCCACAGGATCCTGGGGTCTTGGTGGGTTTTTGGTTGGTTCATCTTTGGGGTTGTCGTTGTTACGCCAGTGTTGACAAAGCTCAGACATACCAGGGCGGGACAGTAGACGACCGAGAGCAGCAGGGAGAGGGATGTAAGGAAACAATTTGGACGGGCTACGCTTGATAGTACCATCGGCAAGTAAACGCTCTGTGTATAGAACACCGGGGCACCGTTCTCCAACGTTCCAAGTGCAACGAGGTTTGGGTAGCTGGTAAAGTTGCTCCGTCGTGTATTGCTTGCCGCATGTTGGCTTGGGACACACAGGATAGATCCTCATGAGCTCTGAGTGATCCATCCCGAGCCGACGCTCAAGCGACCGTAGAGTAAGTGGCATCTGTCAAATCTCTTTGACAAGCGGCTGGGGGAGGTATTGCGcgttggccataagtgccAATTTGTGAGACTCCAGTATTGCTTGGACAGAGTCCTGTGTTGCGTGGTTGAATGCATACTGAGCCCAAGTGCGCAAGTAGATGTTCCGCAGAGTTGGGTGAGCATCAAATAGAGGCATACCGGCCCCTGCATCATTGCCCGGAGGTCCGGGAGGCCCCTTGGCATCATCTGGTGGGACACGGATTGGAGGCTCCTCCACCAGCACTCCCTCGGGGTCGTCTGGGTTGTCTGGGTTGTCTGGGTTGTCTGGGTAAGTATCAGCATTGTCGTCGTCTTCTATGTATGGATCGTCATGGTGGGGTTCTTTGGCGTCAGAAGGAAGGGGATCGTTGCCGAGGGGAAGCGGGGCAGGCCTAGTTGCTCCAGAAACAGATAGATTCATGAGATATTTGCCGAAATAATCAACATCCAAGCAAGGACTGCACGTGGTAAGGCATGGATCGTCTGAGTCTGAGTCTGAGTCTGAGCCGGCGGAGGAATTGTCGCATAAGTCAAGCAATTCGTCCGGTTGAGTAGAATTATCAATAGACTCGAAAAGCGGTGGGGTACGTGGAGATTGTAATAAGTAAGTCTTAGAACAAGAGCCAAGATGGGGCGATCCAGGTCTAGAACAAGAATCGGCGGGAGTATAATGCTTGTTGGGTGGAAATGTGTCGAGATCAGTAAGGTGACATGCATTAATGCTAGTGCTAGAGATTGTTGCGGCTTGATTATCTAAGTCGCTAAGATCAGGTGATTGGCGGGGAGGGGCTTCTGAGGGGCACGGGACAGACGGTCCCGCCCGCACATTGCATTGTTGGGCCAGCGGGTGGACACCGTTTGTCCTTCAATGTGCAGCTATAGTCCCTGGCTTCTGGTGATACCAAAATGGATAACATTTCAAGCAGTCGCAGAGCCTCTTCCGGCCAAGCAAGCAGTCAGAGATACGTTTCTTGGACTGTAAACTACGGTGAAGCTCAAATTAATTAAACTTAGATGAATTAAACTTGCCTTTCTAGCCTTTTCCTTCGCTTT carries:
- a CDS encoding Transposase family Tnp2 protein codes for the protein MDHSELMRIYPVCPKPTCGKQYTTEQLYQLPKPRCTWNVGERCPGVLYTERLLADGTIKRSPSKLFPYIPLPAALGRLLSRPGMSELCQHWRNNDNPKDEPTKNPPRPQDPVEWFDDMPANQRFSDISKGWGWRAHATGLTQQFIDGDLTLNADGYQANGGNYTAGGSYTSNGVYIVINNLPYFEWNLFENTILAMVLPGPTEPKDYAFNQMMEPLIDNLISLSNGVDLPVHDAETGEIQDRRVYANLLVLVVDWIARIKCTGHVGATAEENHCPYCKLRACLLSTGRGYDHEGYDLCDPHKHLQDKHQWLRAEWHKRNDIRNETGTTFTELDRLSGFYAFDNAPTDVMHLVDLGLTEAIKTCRRLPTHAQGLKGRVKADQRRLSRLIMIGSYFEAWRVGNSIPDGDIPRGSERSKHYKAQKANAKAFRRRRNHVNDLDGGKLDKVPPWHEFMPLRNPRNWFANLLRFCLLEQVGTVFTDMNIHLTPSFHAITHLPDHLYKYGSVYNTSTAQFERANQMLINVNKNGHGGGEIEATMAKGFMRCVECYRYINELQLIERPTDDNTATTKLLLQGMRDAPEHEVQHGRLDAILAGDAQFLEQEHIRLATAPAKVNFQDHKHRGYYNLMVEYCNNHRPVGLHNVRFYGRSTLTYPHFRWYGVRYGSANHTQGFGSRYGYIGDQVPVIIQGIYKSTVAVLGEEHKFLAVMVQRFVAPAEPPAFPWNHWDHILGIGAWEYQELQPVEAVPATAFTGLFALSNIEMSYGRFWLTFAMITTRPDNLMDGDNMRVDD
- a CDS encoding Retrotransposon-derived protein PEG10, coding for MLSILVSPEARDYSCTLKDKRCPPAGPTMQCAGGTVYNQAATISSTSINACHLTDLDTFPPNKHYTPADSCSRPGSPHLGSCSKTYLLQSPRTPPLFESIDNSTQPDELLDLCDNSSAGSDSDSDSDDPCLTTCSPCLDVDYFGKYLMNLSVSGATRPAPLPLGNDPLPSDAKEPHHDDPYIEDDDNADTYPDNPDNPDNPDDPEGVLVEEPPIRVPPDDAKGPPGPPGNDAGAGMPLFDAHPTLRNIYLRTWAQYAFNHATQDSVQAILESHKLALMANAQYLPQPLVKEI